From the genome of Nocardia sp. NBC_01503, one region includes:
- the aroB gene encoding 3-dehydroquinate synthase, producing MSEPTRIEVRTADPYPVIIGRGLLGDLVDEVTGRNGVRTVAIFHQPPLAETAEVVRKALADKGIDAHRIEIPDAEDGKDLAVAGFCWEVLGRIGLTRKDVIISLGGGAATDLSGFVAATWMRGVSIVHVPTTLLAMVDAAVGGKTGINTEAGKNLVGSFHEPAAVLVDLATLETVPRNEIVAGMAEIIKAGFIADPVILDLIERDPEAALDPTGDVLPELIRRAVQVKADVVAADLKESDLREILNYGHTLGHAIERRERYRWRHGAAVSVGLVFAAELGRLAGRLDDATAERHARVLASVGLPTTYDADALPQLLDTMQTDKKTRSGVLRFVVLDGLAKPGRLEGPDPSLLAAAYSAIAREATPGGAILL from the coding sequence ATGAGCGAGCCGACCCGCATCGAGGTCCGCACCGCCGATCCGTACCCGGTGATCATCGGGCGCGGTCTGCTCGGCGACCTGGTCGATGAGGTGACCGGGCGCAATGGTGTGCGCACGGTCGCGATCTTCCATCAGCCGCCGCTGGCCGAGACCGCCGAGGTGGTCCGGAAGGCGCTGGCGGACAAGGGGATCGACGCGCATCGCATCGAGATCCCGGACGCCGAGGACGGTAAGGATCTGGCCGTGGCCGGATTCTGCTGGGAGGTGCTCGGCCGGATCGGGCTGACCCGCAAGGATGTGATCATCAGCCTCGGCGGTGGCGCGGCCACCGATCTGTCCGGATTCGTCGCCGCCACCTGGATGCGCGGCGTGAGCATCGTGCATGTGCCGACCACCCTGCTGGCCATGGTCGATGCCGCCGTCGGCGGTAAGACCGGTATCAATACCGAGGCCGGTAAGAACCTGGTCGGCTCGTTCCACGAACCCGCCGCGGTGCTGGTGGACCTGGCGACCCTGGAGACGGTGCCGCGCAATGAGATCGTCGCGGGCATGGCCGAGATCATCAAGGCCGGTTTCATCGCCGATCCGGTGATCCTGGATCTCATCGAACGCGATCCCGAGGCCGCCCTCGACCCGACCGGCGATGTGCTGCCCGAGCTCATCCGCCGCGCGGTGCAGGTGAAGGCCGATGTGGTCGCCGCCGATCTCAAGGAATCGGATCTGCGCGAGATCCTGAACTACGGCCACACGCTCGGCCACGCCATCGAGCGCCGCGAGCGCTACCGCTGGCGTCATGGCGCGGCCGTCTCGGTCGGTCTGGTCTTCGCCGCGGAGCTCGGCCGCCTGGCCGGTCGCCTCGACGATGCCACCGCCGAACGCCACGCCCGCGTGCTGGCCAGCGTCGGCCTGCCCACCACCTACGATGCCGACGCCCTGCCGCAGCTGCTCGACACCATGCAGACCGATAAGAAGACCCGCTCCGGCGTGCTGCGCTTCGTGGTCCTGGACGGTTTGGCCAAGCCGGGTCGCCTGGAAGGCCCGGACCCGTCCCTGCTGGCCGCGGCCTACTCGGCGATTGCCCGCGAGGCCACGCCCGGCGGCGCGATCCTGCTGTAG